CATCGAAGGCTTCGACCCCAAACAGCAAGTGAAGGTGCTCCTGACGTCCGGCGGTAAACCGGTCGCATCACAAGCGGTGGCGTTCGACCGGAAGGGGCAGGCGCAGGTCGGGTTCGACATCGACACGAAGCAGTCGGGGCTGCGGGTCATCGTCGGCCCGCCAGATGCAACCGACGAGGAACTCACGGGGCTCCAGACCATCGGGCTCGACATCCCGCGCCGACGCTTCTTCGGCAAGGACGACCTGGCGATCCCCGCCATTCGCATCACCCCCTACTACTGGTTCTGGTGGCTGCGGTGGTGTCGCACCTTCACCATCCATGGGCGCGTGGTCTGCCCCGATGGCTCCCCCGTCCCCGGCGCCGTCGTCTGCGCCTACGACGTCGATGCCTGGTGGTGGTGGTGGAGCAAGCAGCAGGTGGGGTGCGCCACGACCGACGCCAGCGGCTCGTTCACCCTCACCTTCAAGTGGTGTTGCGGGTGGTGGCCGTGGTGGTGGTGGAGGCTCCGCCGCTGGTACGTGGAGCCCAAGCTCGCCGAGGTGATCTACGGCGCGCTGCAGCGCGATCCGCGCGTGCCGCGCCCGCCGCTCCCCGATCCGGCCCCCGACCTGTCGCTCTTCGATCGATTCCTGGGCGAGCCGTCGCTGCCGCGCTCGGTGGGGCGCGCAGCACTCGCCGCACCCGCGCGCGTGCTGACCACGGCAGCAGCGGGGGCAACGCCCACGCGGAATCGCGCCGCGGCAGGCGCGCTCGTTCGTGGTCGCGCCGCCGTCGCCCCGGTCGAACCGTCGCTCCTGGATGGACTGCGCGAGCGACTGGTGTCCAGGCTTCCGAACATCCCCGCGCTCGATGCCGTGCGCCTCTGGCCGTGGCATCCCTGGCAGCCGTGGTGGGACTGCACCCCCGACATCGTCTTCCGCGCCACGCAAACGTGCGGCGGCACCGAGCACGTGATCGTCAACGAGGGGTGGTTCTCGGCGCGCTGGAACATCGCGCAGGTGAGCAACGTGACGCTCACGGCGACCGATGATGCCTGCTGCGTCCCCATCAACGACTGCATCGAGGGCGAGTGCCTGGCGCTGGCCAAGGTGTGCAGCGTCGACGCCGACCAGGTGGGCGGCAATCCCGGCGCCGACCCGACGCCGGTGGGGTACGCCTTCCCCAACGTCATCTCCAACGGTGGCGACGCCCCGTTCGCGGAACAGGTGAACATCCGCGGCACGGCGCAGTGCATGAGCGACATCGACTACTACGAGATCGAGTTCTCCGACGACGATGGGGCAACGTGGCAGCTGATGCCGTCGCAGGCGTTAGGCACCTTCGCGCGCGAGTACTGGGACTTCGCGCTCGGCACCGACGTCGATGTCCCGTTCAGCGCGCAGGTCCCCATCGACGGCCGGCACGTGTACGAGACGGTCGAGCACTACGAGGCCACGCACACCCCGGCCGACTGGGGCGCGACCAAGGTCTGGCTCGGGACCAACATCGACATGGTCGTCCCCTGGCTCACGGCGCCGACCTTCGCCGACGGGACGTACACGCTCCGGGTGGTGGGCTACGACGAGGCCGGCGGCGTCCTCTCCAACCCGCGCGTCCTCAAGGTCTGCGACTCCCAGGCCGACGCCGAGATCATCGTCACGACCGACAACCAATCGACCTTCCCCGCTCCGGGGCCGCTCAACAACCCGTGTGGCGGCGGGACGACGCACGGCTGCACCAACGAGCCCGAGACCGACATCCTCGACGCGCGCATCGTGCACGCGGGCGGTGGCCAGACGACCATCGGTCCGTGCGGCGAGGTGCGCATCGCAACGGGGGACATGCTGGAGGTGGACTTCGTCGCCCATGACGCGCAGGGGCACCTGGCCTGGTACTCGCTCATCGCCACGTACGGCGAGAACCTGGCACGCGACCTCGTTGCGTTAGGCGGGACGCTCACGCCGCTCCCCGGTGGGGCACCGCCGGTGCCGGCGGCCGCGCAGGTGGGCCCCGACTACGCCACCGCACGCTCGGCGCCGCAGAACGCGGCGGCCCCCACGTGGACCGGCGGGGCGATTCGCCTCACGATCAGTGCGGCCATCGCCTTCCCCGAGAGCTGCTGCTACCAGCTCGAGCTCCGGGCCTACAAGCGCACCATCGTGAACTGCCAGGCCAACAACACGCATCGCAACCTGAGCGAACGCTCGTTCCAGGTGTCGGTGTGATGCGCGCGACACACGACCGCCGATGAGTGCACTCCTCCTCTTCGCCGGGCTGCTGGCGACGTGGCGGGTCACGCACCTCATCACGGCGGAGGACGGACCATGGAACCTCGTGGCCCGCCTCCGCCAGGCGGCGGGCGCCGGCTTCTTCGGCGACCTGATGGACTGCTTCTACTGCACGAGCATGTGGGTGGCGCTCCCGATGGCGTATTGGGTGGGGACGAGCTGGCCGGCGCGCGGCGTCGCCTGGCTCGCCCTGTCGGGGGGCGCGATCCTCATCGAACGACTCATCCCCGATCGCCGCGACCCGGCGAGCGGACCCTAACAGGAGACAACAGCATGTGTTGCGGAAAGAACCGTGCGGCGGCACGGGCCGCCGCCGTGGCCGGCGGAGTGGCCGGGCGTGGCCACGCGGCCACCGCCGTCGCGCCGGTCCCCCCGTCGGCCACCAGCGAGATCATGTTCGAGTACGTGGGCAACGGGAGCGCGGCGATTCGCGGCCCGGTGAGCGGGCGCGTGTACCGCTTTGCCGCCCCCGGTGATCGCGTGCGCGTCGACGCACGCGACCGTCCGGGGCTCTCGTCGATGGCGGCGGTGCGCTGGGTGCGGTAACCTTCGCCCCATGAAGCTCTGGATCGACGCCGACGCCGCACCGCTCGCCGTGAAGGAAGTCTGCTACCGCGCCTCCGAGCGCCTCGCGCTCGCCACCGTCTTCGTGGCCAACCAGCGGGTGCAGCTTCCCGCGGGCTACCCGCACCTCGAGGCGGTGCGCGTCGACGGCGGCCCCGATGTCGCGGACCGCTACATCGCCGAGCACGCGCAGGCGGGCGATGTCGCGGTCACCGCCGACATCCCGCTGGCCGCGCTCCTCGTCCCCAAGAAGGTCACGGTCATCGACCCACGCGGCGAGGTCTACACCGAAGAGATCATCGGCGAGCGGCTCTCGGTGCGGAACTTCATGGACGGCTTGCGCGGGGCGGGGGTGGAGACCGGCGGTCATGGCGCCTACGGCGCGCGCGAGAAGCAGGCGTTCGCCAACGCACTCGACCGCGCGCTCACCCGGGCGATGCGCAGCTGATACCGGCGGGGGAGCACCGTGCGTGGGAAACGAACGAGGGGCGCGCCGCACCAGCGGCACGCCCCTCGCACCGTTCCATCGCGACCTAACGATACCGCTGCATCAGCGCCTCGAGCGCGGCCTTGCCCGGGCAGAGCTTCTCGTACGGGATGTCGATGAGCGGCGTGGGCACGGTGCGCATCATGTCGTGCATCTCGCGTCCACCATCGTCGACGAAGAGCAGGCCGGTCGCCATTTCCTGGCGCGCCTGGCAGGCGCGCACATGTGCGTAGGCGTGCTCGCGATCGGTGGGATCGTACTCGGGCGACGTGGACCGCAGGCGCACGCTCCCGCCGTCGTGCAACTGCACCACCCGCACCTCTTCGTCGGTCTCGGGAACGGTGATCGCGCGCTGGATCGGGACAAAATCTGCCGAGACGGCCTCCACCGACTGCTCGCGGGTGAAGGCGTAACTCTTGGTCGACCCTTCGTGGTCGTTGAACGAGACGCAAGGCGAGATCACGTCGACCACGGCGAAGCCACGGTGGGCGATCCCAGCCTTGAGGATGGGGACGAGCTGCTTCTTGTCGCCCGAGAACGAGCGGGCCACGAAGGTCGCGCCTAACGTCAACGCCAGCAGGACGGGATCGATCGGCGCCTGTTCGTTCGCCTCCCCCTTCTTGCTCGTCGACCCGATGTCGGCCGACGCCGAGAACTGCCCCTTGGTGAGGCCGTAGACGCCGTTGTTCTCCAGCACGTAGAGCATGTTGACGTTGCGCCGGATGGCGTGCGACAGCTGCCCCAGCCCAATCGACAGCGAGTCGCCGTCGCCGGAGATGCCGATGTAGGTGAGCGACCGGTTGGCCGCGGCGGCTCCGCTGGTCACCGACGGCATGCGCCCGTGCACGGAGTTGAAGCCGTGCGACTGCTTCATGAAGTACGCGGTCGTCTTCGACGAGCAGCCGATTCCGCTCATCTTCCCCACGCGGTGCGGCTCGAGGGCCATTTCCCAGCCGGCCTGGATGAGCGCCGCGGTGACCGAGTCGTGCCCGCACCCGGCACACAGCGTCGACATCGCTCCTTCGTAGTCGCGAAGCGTGAGCCCCAGGGCGTTGGTGCGCGAGCTCGGATGCCTGACGGGAGGCTTGGTGATCGACGTCATGCGGGCACTCCGGCTAAGTGGGCGGATACGGCGTCGACGACGACCTTGGCGGTGAGCGGCATGCCCCCGTAGTCGAGCACGGCGTGCATGTCGTCGCGCGGCACGCCAAGCTCGATGGCCAGCAGTGCGCGCAACTGCGCATCGCGGTTCTGCTCGATCACGAAGACGTGCTCGTGACCGGTGATGAAGTCGTGCACGGCCTTGGCGAATGGGAATGCTCGGATGCGCATCACGTCCACCGCGATCCCCTGCGTGGCCAGGATGTCGCTCGCCTCGCGCACCGCCGCGTCGCACCCGCCAATCATCACCAGCCCCACCTCGGCGCCGTCACGGCGCTGGATGACCGGCGTCGGGAGCGACTCCGCCGCCCCATCGATCTTGCGCTTGAGGCGATCGACCAGCTCCAGGTATGCGTCCGAGTCCTCGGTGTACGCGGCATGCTTGTCGTGCCCGGAGCCGCGCACGAAGTAGGCCCCCTTCCCGCCCACGCCGGGGAGCGTGCGGGCCGCAATCCCATCACCGTCCACATCCAGGTAGCGCGAGAACTTCGCGATCTTCGAGAGCGCCTCGGCGTCGAGCACCTTGCCACGATCGGGGCGGTAGTTGTCGTCCCACTCGAAGCGCTTCACCATCCAGTCGTTCATCCCGATGTCGAGGTCCGAGGCCACGAAGACCGGGGTCTGGAAGCGCTCGGCCAGGTCGAACGACTGCACCGCCAACTCGAAGCACTCGCGCGGGTTGGCGGGGAAGAGGACGAGGTGCTTGGTGTCGCCGTGCGAGGCGTAGGCCAGCGAGAAGAGGTCGGCCTGCTGCGTGCGCGTCGGCATCCCGGTGGCCGGGCCGCAGCGCTGCACGTCGAAGAAGACGGCCGGGATGTCGGTGTAGTACGCCAGCCCGATGAACTCCTGCATGAGCGAGATCCCGGGCCCCGACGTGTTGGTGAAGGCGCGCGCCCCGGCCCAGCCGGCGCCAATCACGATTCCGGCAGCGGCCAGCTCGTCTTCGGCCTGCAGGATCGCGTAGTTGTTGAGCCCCGTGTCGGGGTCCACGCGGAACTTCTCGCAGAAGCCCTTGAACGCTTCCATCAGCGCGGTGGCCGGCGTGATGGGATACCAGGCCCCCACCGTGGCACCTGCGTACAGCGCGCCGAGTGCGCTGGCCGTGTTGCCGTCCATGAGGATGGCATCACCGGTCGCGTCCATCTTCTCCAGCCGGAAGGGGAGTGGACAGGCGAAGTTGGCCTTGGCGAAGTCGTAGCCCAGGTGGATCGCGGTGTGGTTGGCGTCGAGCAGGCGCGGCTTCTTGGCAAACTTCTCGTTGAGCATTTGCCCGACGACGTCCATGTCGATGTCGAGCAGGGCGGCGAGCGCGCCGGCATACGCGATGTTGCGCAGCAGCGTGCGGTCACGGTCCTTCTCGAACGTCTCCACGCACATCTTGCCGAACGGGATGCCGAGGATGGTGATCCCTTCCCGCACGAGTGCCGGATCCAGCGGCCACGTCGAGTCGTACAGCAGGTAGCCGCCGGGGCGCACCGCGGCGACGTCCTTGCGGTAGGTCGACGGATTCAACGCGACCACCAGGTCCACCTCCGAGGGGCGCGCCGTGTAGCCGTCCTTGCTGACCCGGATCTCGTACCAGGTGGGGAGTCCCTGGATGTTCGACGGGAAGATGTTCTTTCCCGTGACCGGGATGCCCATGCGGAAGATGGCCTGCATCAGGAGCGAGTTGGCGCTCGCCGACCCGGTCCCGTTGACCGTCCCCATCTTGAAGGCGAAGTCGTTGATCCCGCTCATCGGCTCACCTGTCCGGCATACGGAAGTTGGAGGTCGAACGTGCGCATGTCCCACGCGGCGGTCGGACAGCGCTCGGCGCAGAGCCCGCAGTGCAGGCAGACGTCCTCGTCCTTGACCATCACGCGCTTGGTCTGCGGGAGGGCGGCGGAGACGTAGATCTCCTGCGCGGTGTTGAGCGCCGGCGCCGAGAGACGCAGGCGCAGGTCGTCGATCGGCGTGCTGTTGGTCGTGATCGTGAGGCACGTCGTGGGGCAGACGTCGACACAGGCGTCGCACTCGATGCAGAGCGGCGCGGAAAAGTGCGTCTGGACGTCGCAGTTGAGGCAACGTTGCACCTCGCCGGCGGCCTGCTCGGGGGTGAAGCCCAGCTCGACCTCGATCCCGATGTTGTGGAAGCGCTGCTCGAGCGCCTCGTGCTGCATGCGGGCGCGCTTGGCCGTGTCGTAGTCGTTCTCGTACGCCCAGGCGTGCATCCCTACCTTGGCGCTCACCAGCGTCATCCCGAGCGGCGGGCGCTCGCCCACCGGCTTCCCCTGGCAGTGCAGGTCGATCGAGATGGCGGCCTGGTGACCGTGGGCCACCGCCCAGATGATGTTCTCCGGCCCCCACGCGGCATCGCCGCCGAAGAAGACGTTCGGGCGCGTGCTCTGGTGCGTAACCTTGTCCACCACGGGCATGTCGCGCGCGTCGAACTCGATCCCGATGTCGCGCTCGATCCACGGGAAGGCGTTGTCCTGCCCGATGGCGAGGATGACGTCGTCGCAGGGGATGATGACGGTGTCCAGCACGGTGGAGCGCTGCTTGCCGCTCGCGTCCTCGCTCCATTGCAGCTGCTCGAACTCCATCCCCACCAGCTTGCCATGCTCGATCACGAACCGCTTGGGCGCGTGGTTCTCGATGATCTGCACGTGCTCTTCCTCGGCGTCCTCGAGCTCCCACGGCGACGCCTTGAAGTGCTTGCGACCGCGCCGGGCGACGACCTTCACGTCGGTGGCCCCGAGGCGCTTGGCGGTGCGGCAGCAGTCCATCGCCGTGTTCCCCACGCCGATGATCAGCACCCGCTTCCCGATCTCGGTGAGGTGCTCGAAGTGCACGTTGGCCAGCCAGTCGATCCCGAGGTGGATCTGGTCCTGCGCGTCCCAGCGTCCCGGGAGGTCAAGCTCCTTCCCCTTGGGTGCGCCACTCCCCACGTACACCGCGTCGAAGCCCTCGGCCAGCAGCGCCTTGAGACTCGTCACCGTCGTCTCGTAGCGCATGTTGGCTCCCATGTCGATGATGTAGCCGCACTCTTCATCGAGCACGCTTCCCGGGAGTCGGAAGGCGGGGATGTTGATGCGCATCAGCCCGCCCGCCCGCGCATTGCGTTCGACGATGGTGACGTCGTAGCCGAGCGGGAGCAGGTCGTTGGCGACGGTGAGCGACGACGGCCCGGCCCCGACGCACACCACGCGCTTCCCGTTCTTCTGGGCCGGGGGCTTGGGAAGGCGGTCGCGGATGTCGCCGCGGAGGTCGGCCGCGACCCGCTTGAGGCGGCAGATGGCCACCGGCTTCTCATCCACGCGTCCGCGCCGGCAGGCGGGCTCGCACGGGCGGTCGCACGTACGGCCAAGGATGCCCGGAAAGACGTTGGATTGTCGGTTGAGGAGGTACGAGTCGTCGTACCGCCCCTGTGCAATCAGCCGGAGGTAGCCCGGGACGTTGGTGTGCGCCGGGCAGGCCCACTGGCAGTCGACGACTTTATGGTAGTAGCGAGGATCCGAGACATCTGTCGCGCCCATCTGCGTGTGTCCCCTTGAGGTTGGGTTCTGCAAGCATGGCGTGGGTTAGCAGGGGGGGCAAGCCCTGACGGCGCCTCACGATGCGGGAAGCCGATCGACGCCCACCACCGCGTCGCTGTCGGCCCGGTGAAGTCACCTGCTCGGCCCGATGGTCCCCGACACCGATGACGTCGGCGTGGTGATTGCCGCGGCGCCCACTGCGATGCGCGACACGCCAGCGAACGACGCCGCGATCCACGCGACGACCGACCACTCGTCGGCCGCGAATCGACCGCGCGAGGTCCACGCGTCGGCGGCGCAGACGACACGGTTCGCGACGAGCGATGCGCGCCACGGCCGAGCATGCTGGCGCGGCGAACCCAGCTGCAACGCATAGACTAAGCGCCGAGTGCAGGGTCGTGGAAAGCCCTGCGCCGGCGCGGATGTTCGACCGATGCGCGCCGCGTGCACCGCGTGCATGGTGTGGCTGGGTCACGACGCGACAGCTCGGCCGCGCGACCCAGCGTTGGACGCACGGCGGAGCGACGCGCTCCCCGTGCCCTTCCCGGAGCCTTCCCATGTCACGAGCACCGCTCGCCGACCTTGTGTCGAAAGGCCATTGGCTGGTCCGCGCCGCCAACGGCGACTACCTGGATGTGGAGTACGACGCCAAGACGGGGGCGCCACGCCTCGTCACGGTGCCCATCTACCAGGTGCGCCACGCGTTCCGCATCTCGCAGCTTCACGACACGCGCCAGCGAACCTGGAGCGTGCTGGTGGACCCGGTCCCGGTCGCGGGCGTCCCCGACGCTGCCGGCAACGGCGCCGTCGCCGTGAAGGGCAGGGGCACGATCGCCGCGCGGTCCACCGCACGTGGTGCAGCTGGCGGGGCAGCCTCGCGGGGCGTGGCGACGCTGCGCGCCCCCGGTCGGGCCAAGCCGTCGGCGCCGCGACAGGCGTTGCAGCTGCCGATGCAGCTCCGCCATCGCGGGTGCCTCAACTTCGACATCGCGCCGCTCCCGCCGCGCGCCGCCGCCTCGATGCTGCTGGCGTCGCCTGCACAGTCCACGGCGCAATCCGCGGCACAGTCCGTCGGGGCCGCCGCCCTCGGCGCGCTCCTGGGCGAGCTGCCCATCAAGGCACAGCAGCTCACGCTCGACATCACCCCCGCGGTCCTCGCCCTCTCCAATAGCGGGGTCGACTACCCCACCTTCGTGGGCGACCAGAAGCACGCCTTCGAGTACCTCGCGAAGAAGGTCTCCGTCCCCCTGCGGTCGCCCAAGTTCCGGGCCGACATGCTCGTCCCCTTCAAGTGCCCCCCCAACATCCCCGAGAAGGCATGGGAAGCGGTCACCTCGCAGCTCACCGCGGAGTCAGGGGCGCGTGACACGTGCGACCGCTACTTCACCGCCATGCACACCTTCGTGCAGGACGTCTTCACCGCCAAGAACGGCGTCGTGGAGACCGTCGGCGGCCTGGTCCAGCTCGACGCCGGCGCATCGTTGCAGCTGGCGATTGGCGGGTGCTTCCACGCCATGGCCTCGGCGGTGGGCGGGCTGGGCTTCTCCGGCAGTGGGCTGCTGGGCGGCGCGCTCAACGTGGCCTTCGAGGTCATGCTCAAGGACCGCTCGCCCGACGCGCGCGACATGGTCGTCGTCATGTCCAAGCTGCGCGACGGACTCTCCGGCACCTACACCGCCACGGTCAAGGCGATCAAGGAGATGCGCGGCGCGGCGATGAACGATTGGGGAAAGCTTCAGGCGCTACAGGAGATGCTGAAGGGGAGCACCGACGACCTGCAGAAGGCGCAGGACGAAGGCAAGCTGCTCGATGCCGCGTCGCGTGCGCTCGAGATCGAGATCTGGAAGGCGGTGCTCAAGCTCAAGTGGCACCACGTGACCAGTGCCAACGGCCCGTACTTCCGCCCGCAGTATCGCAAGGAAGACGCCGCCGCCTACGAGGCCGCGCACCCGAACTACTGGATCAAGTTCTGGCCCACGCACGTCTCGCGCCCGTTCGGCAGCTCGGAGGACGGCTTCCTCGTGGAGGAGCACTGGCTCGGCTACGGCGACTTCCACGCGCCGGAGGCCGTCCTGTGCGATCGCTTGTTCAAGCAACTGGCCATCCCGCGTGAGGAGGTCTTCACGCGGGCGGAGTGGGGGCTCGTGCGCGACAGCTACTCGCCGCCGTACTTCCCGGGCTACTGAGCGGCCCCGCGGTGACCTGACGGTGAGCTGAGCCAAGGGTGGGGAGGGTGACGCGATTGACGGCGCCCGGTCGCGCGCATTAGGCTGCCGCGACCGGCGCGACCGGCGTCGCCCTCCCCTCCCCTTGCTGGCATCGCACACGCGTGACCATCCGTTGGCTCCTCGCCGCGTTGCACCTGCTGGCCCTCGGCATCGGCATGGAAAGCGTCTGGGCCCGCGGCCGGGCGTTGCGCCGTCCGCTCGATGCCGACGGCCTCAAGCGCGTCTTCACGCACGACAACTGGTACGGGATCGCCGCGCTGCTCTGGTACCCCACCGGGATTGCCCGGGCCTTCTTCGGCTTCGAGAAGGGGACGGGGTACTACCTGCACCAGCCGTTCTTCGTGGCCAAGCTGGCGTTGGTGATCATCGTGGGCGCGGTGGAGATGTGGGTCATGGTCGTCCTCATCCGCTGGCGCCGCCAACAGCAGCGCGGCGAGGCGATCGATACCCGCCACGCCGCGCTCATGTCGCGCATCTCCGCCTGGGAGACCTTCGCCATCATGCTCATCATCTTCCTGGCGACGGCGGTAGCGCGCAACGTCCGCTTCTGGTAGTGCGCCTAACGTGACCGCGCCGGCCGTCGCATCGGTGCCACGGCCACCCCCACCCGCGAGTCGGCCGTGCCATAGTACAGGAACCACTGTCCCTTGAACGGGATGAGGGCCTCCACGAAGGTCGTCCCCTCGGCATACTGCCCCGACTTCTCGTACGACTCGGTGGGGCGAATGAACGGGACATCGGTGCGCGCCAGCAGCTTGAGCGGGTTGCGCGCGTCAAAGAGCGCCTGCCCTGCGGTGTACATGCGTTCGGGGAGCGCGCGATCGCCGTACGCCTGGCTGTTGCCAGCGTTGTAGAGCATCACGATGCCGCGCTCGGTGAGGAGCGGCGGCGGCCCCGCCTCCACCAACCACGAATCGAAGTAGCCGGGGCGCGGCGACAGCACCTTGAGCGCGCGGCCGTTCGCATCCTCCACCGGCGTCCAGTGCACCAGGTCGTCGGAGGTGGCGATGAGGACATCGGGGACGTTGAAGTACATCCAGTACTTGCCGTCGACCTTCGTGGCGACGATGCGATCGCCCACCACGCGGCTCAGGATCGCCCCGGACTTGGTCTCAACCCCCAGGTACTTGCCGCCAGCTGCATCGGCAAAGGCGGGGCCGTGCTTCTCCCAGCGCATCAGGTCGCGCGACGTCGCCACCGCCAGGCGTGGCACCTGCCGGTTCCACTGCGTGTAGGTGAGCACGTAGCGCCCGCTCTCGTCCTCCACGATGCGCGGATCCTCCACGCCCCCCGGCCACTCGTTTCCCTTCTGCCCATCGTTCGCCGGAAAGAGGATCGGCGCCGGGTGCCGCGTGAAGTGCACCCCGTCGCGACTCTCGGCGAGCCCGATGCGCGAGGTGTGCCCACCGATGATCGAGGCCCCGGTCGCGTCTTCGGCGCGATAGAGCACAAAGACCTTCCCGTCGCGCACCACCGCCGCCGGGTTGAACGTCGCGAACGCCTCCCACTGCACGAGCGAGTCGTTCATCGGCGAGCGAAAGGTCGCCGCCGCACTCGGCGAGAGAATCGGGTTCACCGCCGACGGCTTGGTGAACGGGCCGATCATCCACGGCGCGGACTGCGCGCGCACGTCTGCACTCGCGATCGCCGCCAGCAGCAAGGTGGCTGTCAGGGTGCGCGGCACCACACCGTGTGAGGAGGCCCGGCTGTCGAACGGTGAGCGTGTGGCGTGCGTCGTCATCTGCCTGGGGAGAGGGGGCGCGCCAGCATACTATGCATCCGGGACCCGCCGCGGTCGATTCCCCAACGCCGCTCGGCTCAACAACGGTGCCCCGCCGGATCATCCCAACTCGAAGGCCGACGCCTGCTGCGCCCGATACCGGCGACTCCACAACAGTGCCCGCCCATCGCCGAGCACGATGCGATAATCGCCGTGCGACCAAGGTTGTAGTTCGCGGATGGCGTCCATGCGCACGATGTCAGAGCGGTTCACACGCAGGAAGCGGGTCGCGTCGAGGCGATCGGCGAGCGCGCCGATCGTCCCTCGCACGCGAAATGTGCCCTGGGGGGTGTACAGCACCACGTAGTTGCGCTCGGCGCGCGCGAGATCGATCGAATCCACCAGCAGCAGCTGTGCCCCACGCTCCCCCTGCACCAGCAACCGCGTGAGCGGTGGCCCCTCGATCCGGACCAGCGAGGCCATGGCCTCGACCTGCTGCAACGTCGCGGCGCCGAGCGGGGCCGACAGCATCTCACGCGCCCGTTCGACGGCGCTGCGCAGGCGATCGGGTACCACGGGTTTCAGGAGGTAGTCGAGCGCGCGCACTTCGAACGCCGCGACGGCATGCTCGTCGAACGCCGTGACGAAGATGACGAGCGGCATCTCATCCACGCCGACGGCCTTGACCACCCCGACACCGTTGAGGCCCGGCATCTGGATGTCGAGGAAGACGACGTCGGGCTCGAGCTCGGCGATACGCGTGACGGCCTCATCCCCACTTTCCGCTTCGCCGACGACCTCGAGGTCTTCGATGGTCGCCAGCAGTCGCGTGAGGCGACGGCGCGCTGGGGCCTCGTCATCGACGATGAGTGCACGCATCACCGACGGCCGTGTCGGGCGCCCGGTCATCCGGCCACCGAGCGCGACGACGCGACGCCATGCGCCGCAGGTATCGTGGCATTCAGGGAGGATGCCGACCGGGTCCGGGCGGCATCGCCACCACACGCCATGGTGCGCACCGGCAGCTGCAACACCACCTCGAACCCGCCGCCTGCCGCGTTGCGCGCCTGCAGCGTACCGCGCGCTCCGTACAGCAAGTGCAGGCGCCGTGCGGTGGCCGACAACCCCGTTCCGGCCCCGATCGGATCGCGGCCCGGCGCCA
Above is a window of Gemmatimonadota bacterium DNA encoding:
- a CDS encoding carboxypeptidase regulatory-like domain-containing protein codes for the protein MARLTIPLDASGIEGFDPKQQVKVLLTSGGKPVASQAVAFDRKGQAQVGFDIDTKQSGLRVIVGPPDATDEELTGLQTIGLDIPRRRFFGKDDLAIPAIRITPYYWFWWLRWCRTFTIHGRVVCPDGSPVPGAVVCAYDVDAWWWWWSKQQVGCATTDASGSFTLTFKWCCGWWPWWWWRLRRWYVEPKLAEVIYGALQRDPRVPRPPLPDPAPDLSLFDRFLGEPSLPRSVGRAALAAPARVLTTAAAGATPTRNRAAAGALVRGRAAVAPVEPSLLDGLRERLVSRLPNIPALDAVRLWPWHPWQPWWDCTPDIVFRATQTCGGTEHVIVNEGWFSARWNIAQVSNVTLTATDDACCVPINDCIEGECLALAKVCSVDADQVGGNPGADPTPVGYAFPNVISNGGDAPFAEQVNIRGTAQCMSDIDYYEIEFSDDDGATWQLMPSQALGTFAREYWDFALGTDVDVPFSAQVPIDGRHVYETVEHYEATHTPADWGATKVWLGTNIDMVVPWLTAPTFADGTYTLRVVGYDEAGGVLSNPRVLKVCDSQADAEIIVTTDNQSTFPAPGPLNNPCGGGTTHGCTNEPETDILDARIVHAGGGQTTIGPCGEVRIATGDMLEVDFVAHDAQGHLAWYSLIATYGENLARDLVALGGTLTPLPGGAPPVPAAAQVGPDYATARSAPQNAAAPTWTGGAIRLTISAAIAFPESCCYQLELRAYKRTIVNCQANNTHRNLSERSFQVSV
- a CDS encoding DUF1360 domain-containing protein, whose translation is MSALLLFAGLLATWRVTHLITAEDGPWNLVARLRQAAGAGFFGDLMDCFYCTSMWVALPMAYWVGTSWPARGVAWLALSGGAILIERLIPDRRDPASGP
- a CDS encoding YaiI/YqxD family protein is translated as MKLWIDADAAPLAVKEVCYRASERLALATVFVANQRVQLPAGYPHLEAVRVDGGPDVADRYIAEHAQAGDVAVTADIPLAALLVPKKVTVIDPRGEVYTEEIIGERLSVRNFMDGLRGAGVETGGHGAYGAREKQAFANALDRALTRAMRS
- a CDS encoding 2-oxoacid:ferredoxin oxidoreductase subunit beta, whose amino-acid sequence is MTSITKPPVRHPSSRTNALGLTLRDYEGAMSTLCAGCGHDSVTAALIQAGWEMALEPHRVGKMSGIGCSSKTTAYFMKQSHGFNSVHGRMPSVTSGAAAANRSLTYIGISGDGDSLSIGLGQLSHAIRRNVNMLYVLENNGVYGLTKGQFSASADIGSTSKKGEANEQAPIDPVLLALTLGATFVARSFSGDKKQLVPILKAGIAHRGFAVVDVISPCVSFNDHEGSTKSYAFTREQSVEAVSADFVPIQRAITVPETDEEVRVVQLHDGGSVRLRSTSPEYDPTDREHAYAHVRACQARQEMATGLLFVDDGGREMHDMMRTVPTPLIDIPYEKLCPGKAALEALMQRYR
- a CDS encoding 2-oxoacid:acceptor oxidoreductase subunit alpha, producing the protein MSGINDFAFKMGTVNGTGSASANSLLMQAIFRMGIPVTGKNIFPSNIQGLPTWYEIRVSKDGYTARPSEVDLVVALNPSTYRKDVAAVRPGGYLLYDSTWPLDPALVREGITILGIPFGKMCVETFEKDRDRTLLRNIAYAGALAALLDIDMDVVGQMLNEKFAKKPRLLDANHTAIHLGYDFAKANFACPLPFRLEKMDATGDAILMDGNTASALGALYAGATVGAWYPITPATALMEAFKGFCEKFRVDPDTGLNNYAILQAEDELAAAGIVIGAGWAGARAFTNTSGPGISLMQEFIGLAYYTDIPAVFFDVQRCGPATGMPTRTQQADLFSLAYASHGDTKHLVLFPANPRECFELAVQSFDLAERFQTPVFVASDLDIGMNDWMVKRFEWDDNYRPDRGKVLDAEALSKIAKFSRYLDVDGDGIAARTLPGVGGKGAYFVRGSGHDKHAAYTEDSDAYLELVDRLKRKIDGAAESLPTPVIQRRDGAEVGLVMIGGCDAAVREASDILATQGIAVDVMRIRAFPFAKAVHDFITGHEHVFVIEQNRDAQLRALLAIELGVPRDDMHAVLDYGGMPLTAKVVVDAVSAHLAGVPA
- a CDS encoding FAD-dependent oxidoreductase, whose amino-acid sequence is MGATDVSDPRYYHKVVDCQWACPAHTNVPGYLRLIAQGRYDDSYLLNRQSNVFPGILGRTCDRPCEPACRRGRVDEKPVAICRLKRVAADLRGDIRDRLPKPPAQKNGKRVVCVGAGPSSLTVANDLLPLGYDVTIVERNARAGGLMRINIPAFRLPGSVLDEECGYIIDMGANMRYETTVTSLKALLAEGFDAVYVGSGAPKGKELDLPGRWDAQDQIHLGIDWLANVHFEHLTEIGKRVLIIGVGNTAMDCCRTAKRLGATDVKVVARRGRKHFKASPWELEDAEEEHVQIIENHAPKRFVIEHGKLVGMEFEQLQWSEDASGKQRSTVLDTVIIPCDDVILAIGQDNAFPWIERDIGIEFDARDMPVVDKVTHQSTRPNVFFGGDAAWGPENIIWAVAHGHQAAISIDLHCQGKPVGERPPLGMTLVSAKVGMHAWAYENDYDTAKRARMQHEALEQRFHNIGIEVELGFTPEQAAGEVQRCLNCDVQTHFSAPLCIECDACVDVCPTTCLTITTNSTPIDDLRLRLSAPALNTAQEIYVSAALPQTKRVMVKDEDVCLHCGLCAERCPTAAWDMRTFDLQLPYAGQVSR